The Microbacterium maritypicum genome contains a region encoding:
- a CDS encoding iron chaperone, whose amino-acid sequence MGTIDDYLADLAAADRDVIDRVYAVARREAPDAEQGKGYGMPALVHGGKPLLSVMRAKKHIGIYPFSPDAVAAVADVLDGYPGVSVDKGTIRFQPEHPIPSEVLERLVRARLAQIDGA is encoded by the coding sequence GTGGGAACCATCGACGACTACCTCGCAGACCTCGCCGCCGCTGATCGTGACGTGATCGATCGTGTCTATGCCGTCGCGCGCCGAGAGGCGCCGGATGCGGAGCAGGGCAAGGGGTATGGCATGCCCGCGCTCGTGCACGGCGGCAAGCCGTTGCTCTCGGTGATGCGCGCCAAGAAGCACATCGGGATCTACCCGTTCAGCCCGGATGCCGTCGCCGCTGTCGCAGACGTTCTCGACGGGTATCCCGGGGTCAGCGTCGACAAGGGGACCATCCGGTTCCAGCCCGAGCACCCGATTCCGAGCGAGGTCCTCGAACGCCTCGTCCGTGCCCGGCTCGCCCAGATCGACGGCGCCTGA
- the lysE gene encoding L-lysine exporter encodes MLTALAGLGLGLSLIVAIGAQNVFVLRQGIRREHVLAVVIICALSDAALIAAGVAGLGFVLSAAPWLVVVARWAGALFLLTYGALAARRAWRGGEELEVDATDAASPGSRATGGASATLTRSRLAPVILTTLALTWLNPHVYLDTVLMLGSIAATHGDERWLFAAGAMAASLLWFTALGFGARYLGRWLRTPRSWRILDAVIAVVMITIAISLVLPVLGG; translated from the coding sequence ATGCTCACCGCTCTCGCCGGCCTCGGACTCGGCCTCTCCCTCATCGTCGCGATCGGCGCGCAGAACGTCTTCGTGCTTCGTCAGGGGATCCGGCGCGAGCATGTCCTCGCCGTGGTGATCATCTGCGCCCTCTCCGATGCAGCCCTGATCGCCGCAGGAGTCGCCGGACTCGGCTTCGTCCTCTCCGCCGCGCCCTGGCTGGTCGTGGTCGCGCGTTGGGCGGGGGCCCTGTTCCTGCTGACCTACGGAGCGCTGGCCGCCCGTCGCGCCTGGCGAGGGGGCGAGGAGCTCGAGGTCGACGCGACGGATGCCGCGTCCCCCGGTTCCCGCGCGACCGGTGGCGCGAGCGCGACTCTCACCCGCAGCCGGCTGGCCCCCGTGATCCTGACCACCCTCGCCCTCACCTGGCTCAACCCGCACGTGTACCTCGACACCGTGCTGATGCTCGGGTCCATCGCGGCCACGCACGGCGACGAGCGCTGGCTGTTCGCGGCCGGAGCGATGGCCGCCAGCCTCCTGTGGTTCACCGCGCTGGGGTTCGGGGCGCGCTACCTCGGACGCTGGCTGCGCACGCCGCGGTCGTGGCGCATCCTCGACGCCGTGATCGCGGTGGTCATGATCACGATCGCGATCAGCCTCGTGCTACCCGTCCTGGGGGGCTGA
- a CDS encoding LysR family transcriptional regulator ArgP, producing MRIDPELATTLAAIVDEGTLDAASKRLQITPSAVSQRLKTLEQQLGRILVVRTKPARLTEAGEAIVRLARQVALLEHDALVGVGIDEAEGNRRITIPLAVNADSMATWFLAPLARLSARHDIDFGLHRDDQNFTARLLESGTVMAAVTSEESAVSGCSVSPLGVLEYRAMAEPAFAARWFPEGATESAMSAAPFVDFDRRDTLQHEWLREMSVAQEGVPRHYVPASHDYALAVTLGLGWGMVPLLQESSGLVPLGGPTLRVQLFWQQWNLRSELLDTIAAEIAAEARRVLGGAPAR from the coding sequence GTGCGCATCGATCCGGAACTCGCGACCACCCTCGCCGCGATCGTCGACGAGGGGACGCTGGATGCCGCGTCGAAGCGGCTGCAGATCACCCCTTCGGCAGTGAGTCAGCGGTTGAAGACTCTCGAGCAGCAGCTCGGTCGCATCCTGGTGGTGCGCACCAAGCCTGCACGGCTCACCGAGGCGGGGGAGGCCATCGTGCGTCTCGCCCGACAGGTCGCGCTCCTGGAGCACGACGCGCTCGTCGGCGTCGGCATCGATGAAGCAGAGGGCAATCGGCGGATCACGATACCTCTCGCGGTGAACGCCGACTCGATGGCTACGTGGTTCCTCGCCCCGCTGGCACGACTCTCCGCGCGACACGACATCGACTTCGGCCTGCATCGCGACGATCAGAACTTCACCGCCCGCCTGCTGGAATCGGGCACCGTGATGGCGGCTGTCACGAGTGAGGAGAGCGCCGTCTCCGGGTGCTCGGTGTCGCCTCTCGGCGTGCTCGAGTACCGGGCGATGGCCGAGCCGGCATTCGCCGCGCGCTGGTTCCCGGAGGGAGCGACCGAGAGCGCCATGTCTGCGGCGCCGTTCGTCGACTTCGATCGCAGGGACACCCTGCAACACGAATGGCTCAGGGAGATGTCGGTGGCGCAGGAGGGAGTGCCCCGGCACTACGTCCCCGCATCCCACGACTATGCCCTCGCCGTCACGCTCGGCCTCGGCTGGGGGATGGTCCCGCTGCTCCAGGAATCGAGCGGGCTCGTTCCTCTGGGCGGACCGACCCTTCGCGTGCAGCTGTTCTGGCAGCAGTGGAACCTGCGCTCGGAGCTGCTCGACACCATCGCCGCGGAGATCGCTGCCGAGGCGCGACGGGTTCTCGGCGGCGCCCCGGCCCGCTGA
- a CDS encoding SipW-dependent-type signal peptide-containing protein, translating to MATKATQRKVLAVLAGGLVLGVGTAVTLAAWNDSEFANGTFTAGAFNLQGSTDGTAYADHNSAGSAATLAFTLPAGLVGNMSPNSSVYAGFWVRLAAGTTSGADLVADGTTADAAATSNSDHLSYSIYQLAPGATCDAASATGTPVATGTTLDLQTGVTTVPLTAGATSTDPGTAVQLCFKVTADAALEPSLVTNATWKFTATSTN from the coding sequence ATGGCAACCAAGGCAACCCAGCGCAAGGTGCTGGCGGTACTGGCGGGCGGGCTCGTTCTCGGCGTCGGCACCGCCGTGACGCTCGCGGCCTGGAACGACTCCGAGTTCGCGAACGGCACGTTCACCGCCGGCGCGTTCAATCTGCAGGGCTCTACCGACGGCACCGCGTATGCCGATCACAACTCGGCCGGCAGCGCGGCGACTCTCGCGTTCACCCTGCCGGCCGGACTCGTGGGCAACATGTCGCCGAACAGCTCGGTCTATGCCGGGTTCTGGGTGCGTCTCGCAGCCGGCACCACCAGCGGCGCCGATCTCGTCGCCGATGGCACCACGGCCGATGCCGCGGCCACGTCGAACTCCGACCACCTGTCGTACTCGATCTATCAGTTGGCGCCGGGAGCGACCTGTGATGCGGCATCCGCGACAGGAACACCGGTGGCGACCGGGACGACACTCGACCTCCAGACCGGCGTCACCACCGTGCCGCTCACCGCGGGGGCGACCTCCACGGATCCGGGGACGGCCGTGCAGCTGTGCTTCAAAGTGACGGCGGACGCCGCGCTCGAACCGAGCCTGGTGACCAACGCCACCTGGAAGTTCACGGCCACGTCGACGAACTGA
- a CDS encoding SipW-dependent-type signal peptide-containing protein, with amino-acid sequence MITRREVRERRRLRSRRLRAVLAGGVVLGIGVAATLAAWNDSEYGSASFTAGKFDIVGAVDGATFSNHATAGTAATLNFQLVPTAMAPGNSTYALFSVKTANPSVAGTVQLIAGTPTGTGLAAHLTYGVRTITGTTCNSTTYAAGTAVVADGSALTAGGATTQAVTANGATPVNYCFAVTLPLAAPNAAQGLTMTQTWQFLGTSS; translated from the coding sequence ATGATCACCCGCAGAGAAGTGCGGGAGAGGCGGCGGCTGCGCTCTCGTCGACTGCGAGCGGTCCTCGCGGGAGGGGTCGTGCTCGGCATCGGCGTCGCCGCCACGCTTGCCGCCTGGAACGACTCCGAATACGGATCCGCCAGCTTCACGGCCGGGAAGTTCGACATCGTGGGTGCGGTCGACGGAGCCACGTTCTCGAACCACGCGACCGCGGGCACAGCCGCGACGCTGAACTTCCAGCTCGTTCCGACCGCGATGGCACCGGGCAACTCCACCTATGCGCTGTTCAGCGTGAAGACTGCGAATCCGTCGGTGGCGGGAACCGTGCAACTGATCGCGGGAACACCGACAGGCACCGGGCTCGCGGCGCATCTCACCTACGGCGTGCGCACGATCACCGGAACCACCTGCAACTCGACCACGTATGCGGCCGGGACCGCGGTCGTGGCGGATGGTTCGGCCCTCACCGCAGGAGGCGCCACGACCCAGGCCGTGACCGCGAACGGGGCCACCCCGGTCAACTACTGCTTCGCGGTGACGCTTCCGCTCGCCGCTCCGAACGCGGCACAGGGGCTGACGATGACGCAGACCTGGCAGTTCCTCGGGACGTCGTCGTAG
- a CDS encoding signal peptidase I, with product MTTPTTRRSLREAAPFPAPADPHPTAEHVRTRLRPGRLIGDVLLWIAAVAGTVCILLVVLAFTAQITLIMFRTGSMSPTIPAGSVAVVQRIPAAEIGVGDVVTVDRPGELPVTHRITTITPGPSAQERVITMRGDANAADDPFPYTVSSVRKVLFSVPGIALIVAGMGEPIVLGALTVAATSLVVWAFWPRGQRRSAHDPDGSGP from the coding sequence ATGACGACCCCGACGACACGGCGGAGCCTGCGTGAGGCGGCCCCGTTCCCCGCCCCGGCGGATCCGCACCCGACCGCCGAACACGTGCGCACCCGGCTCCGCCCCGGGCGGCTGATCGGCGACGTGCTGCTCTGGATCGCCGCGGTGGCCGGTACGGTGTGCATCCTGCTCGTCGTGCTCGCATTCACCGCACAGATCACGCTCATCATGTTCCGCACCGGTTCGATGTCGCCGACCATCCCGGCAGGATCCGTGGCCGTGGTGCAGCGCATCCCCGCGGCCGAGATCGGGGTCGGGGACGTGGTGACGGTCGATCGTCCTGGCGAGCTGCCGGTGACGCATCGCATCACCACGATCACGCCGGGACCGAGCGCTCAGGAGCGGGTGATCACGATGCGCGGCGACGCGAATGCCGCAGATGATCCGTTCCCCTACACGGTGTCGTCGGTGCGGAAGGTGCTGTTCTCCGTTCCCGGGATCGCGCTGATCGTCGCCGGGATGGGCGAACCGATCGTGTTGGGAGCGCTGACGGTCGCCGCGACCTCCCTGGTGGTGTGGGCGTTCTGGCCGCGTGGACAGCGTCGGTCCGCTCACGATCCTGACGGGAGCGGACCATGA